The Streptococcus mitis genome has a segment encoding these proteins:
- the rpsF gene encoding 30S ribosomal protein S6 has product MAKYEILYIIRPNIEEEAKNALVARFDSILTDNGATVVESKSWEKRRLAYEIKDFREGLYHIVNVEASDDAALKEFDRLSKINADILRHMIVKTDA; this is encoded by the coding sequence ATGGCTAAATACGAAATTCTTTATATCATTCGTCCAAACATTGAAGAAGAAGCTAAAAACGCTTTGGTAGCACGTTTTGACTCTATTTTGACTGACAACGGTGCAACTGTTGTTGAATCAAAATCTTGGGAAAAACGTCGTCTTGCATACGAAATCAAAGATTTCCGTGAAGGACTTTACCACATCGTTAACGTTGAAGCAAGCGACGACGCAGCTCTTAAAGAGTTTGACCGTCTTTCAAAAATCAACGCTGACATTCTTCGTCACATGATCGTCAAAACTGACGCGTAA
- a CDS encoding S1 RNA-binding domain-containing protein yields the protein MKIGDKLKGRITGIQPYGAFVELETGDTGLIHISEIRTGFIENIQEALKVDEEVLVQVVDLDEFTGKASLSIRTLEEEKHQFPRRRRFSSDRFNYGFAPLKRMMPIWTKEALQHLKNQKR from the coding sequence ATGAAAATCGGTGATAAGCTAAAGGGGCGTATTACAGGGATTCAGCCCTACGGTGCCTTTGTTGAGCTAGAGACGGGTGATACGGGGCTGATTCACATTTCGGAGATTCGGACAGGCTTTATTGAAAATATCCAAGAAGCCTTGAAAGTCGATGAAGAGGTTCTGGTTCAGGTGGTGGATTTAGATGAATTTACAGGGAAAGCTAGCCTTTCTATCCGCACCTTGGAGGAAGAAAAGCACCAGTTTCCTAGACGGAGACGCTTTTCAAGCGACCGCTTTAACTATGGTTTTGCCCCTCTCAAACGAATGATGCCAATTTGGACCAAAGAAGCCCTTCAACATTTGAAGAATCAGAAGCGCTAG
- the rpsR gene encoding 30S ribosomal protein S18, with the protein MAQQRRGGFKRRKKVDYIAANKIEYVDYKDTELLSRFVSERGKILPRRVTGTSAKNQRKVTTAIKRARVMALMPFVNED; encoded by the coding sequence ATGGCTCAACAACGTCGTGGCGGATTCAAACGCCGTAAAAAAGTTGATTACATCGCAGCAAACAAAATTGAATATGTTGATTACAAAGATACTGAGCTTCTTAGCCGTTTCGTTTCAGAACGTGGGAAAATCCTTCCTCGTCGTGTAACAGGAACCTCAGCTAAAAACCAACGTAAAGTAACAACAGCTATCAAACGCGCTCGCGTAATGGCTTTGATGCCTTTCGTAAACGAAGATTAA
- the ssbA gene encoding single-stranded DNA-binding protein SsbA, giving the protein MINNVVLVGRMTRDAELRYTPSNVAVATFTLAVNRTFKSQNGEREADFINVVMWRQQAENLANWAKKGSLIGVTGRIQTRSYDNQQGQRVYVTEVVAENFQMLESRSVREGHTGGAYSAPTANYSAPTNSVPDFSRDENPFGATNPLDISDDDLPF; this is encoded by the coding sequence ATGATTAACAATGTTGTACTTGTAGGGCGTATGACACGTGACGCTGAGTTGCGTTATACCCCGTCAAATGTAGCAGTTGCGACTTTTACTCTTGCAGTAAACCGTACATTTAAGAGTCAAAATGGCGAACGTGAGGCTGATTTTATCAATGTCGTTATGTGGCGCCAACAGGCTGAAAACCTTGCTAACTGGGCTAAAAAAGGCTCACTTATCGGGGTGACAGGTCGTATCCAGACTCGTAGTTACGATAACCAGCAAGGACAACGTGTCTACGTGACAGAGGTCGTGGCTGAGAATTTCCAAATGTTGGAAAGCCGTAGTGTGCGTGAGGGTCACACAGGTGGAGCTTACTCTGCACCAACTGCAAACTATTCAGCACCTACAAATTCAGTACCAGACTTTTCACGTGATGAAAATCCATTTGGAGCAACAAATCCGTTGGATATTTCAGATGATGATTTACCATTCTAA
- a CDS encoding GNAT family N-acetyltransferase, with protein sequence MNCTIRNMIKSDIESLSHGFMNQGWPGREEILARYFLEQESGEREVLVATMNGVVAGYITILPSAKYGPFAEVYPELSDFNVFEPFRNQGIGNQLLEEAEKRVKFVSSKVTLGVGLYLGYGPAQRLYIKRGYIPDGTGVWYRNKPLEMGASCQNDNDLVLYLSKDLQ encoded by the coding sequence ATGAATTGTACGATTAGAAATATGATTAAGTCTGATATTGAATCCTTATCTCATGGATTTATGAATCAAGGTTGGCCTGGTAGAGAGGAAATTTTGGCTAGATATTTTCTGGAACAGGAAAGTGGGGAGAGAGAAGTCTTGGTAGCGACTATGAATGGAGTAGTGGCAGGTTATATTACCATTTTGCCCTCTGCTAAATATGGTCCTTTTGCAGAAGTCTATCCAGAATTATCAGATTTTAATGTGTTTGAGCCTTTTCGAAATCAAGGGATTGGGAATCAACTGCTAGAAGAAGCAGAAAAACGAGTCAAGTTTGTTTCGAGTAAGGTCACTCTTGGTGTAGGTTTGTACTTGGGGTATGGTCCTGCCCAGAGATTGTATATTAAACGAGGCTATATTCCAGATGGGACAGGTGTGTGGTATAGAAATAAACCGCTAGAAATGGGTGCAAGTTGTCAAAATGATAATGATTTAGTTTTATACTTATCCAAGGACTTACAATAA
- a CDS encoding MucBP domain-containing protein produces MYSRMEKYHGRRAQRFSIRKYSFGAASVLLGTALLLGANAVKADETSTASTKTPEVTNSDKQKTDSAITTPVVEELPELKIDAVKADEKPEVKEDAKTEAKPVAEKEVTDKAATEKSDKGQADKKEVAKEKTDKETPEKAATEKAQDEVKTVLTQLTSEADVMGTVASNFSDKEVKDDASKQKLSAAIAAVKLEAVASKGLLSSDASKDQMVAQVNRLSAAIEAVYAEMKRAGHAGKVESVLAATASKITGKDVFKDGETVKAVTNAYVDMNADNTAPTGWGIDTVISTSTLKAGSITKIELTNLAELGSGLAVGTAIKASDGVTVGVVKSIDFKTSTGNNNNKSVPYWAQRTQRGMTYDQRVAEQPPVANETGTYTYNIEWNDKVKNYPNVSFGASNLSGNGYLAPEISKDTPYTATIKIDGRTVLEHTYTRKGQKASYQKQGTSASLSENNGLNYLNNELKSRSDSIVLRTDSDVRYGVGSKFTIKLPNANFTEFKELEGSSSFVNGLNTASTIKPNKGDSITYRPASRWANVKANENNVWILNDGRDSGFTLTPRLISPTELELTVTEGSIQEGSVVSMPLQSLGIEKVIKDKTLTSEYSNITYENGLIKQGYVGNDKTAATLTVSGGESVNGEKEDVTTTVPNGWNVNGDGKVQGEPPTGAVVRTFKDLLTGKVIGFEPTRYTGNIPLSEDGSKDYTNVLGNKYDVSNDHVDLVKEVNGEEYILADLPPENVKGTLSVTKTRARDLYSEEELKAKGINGSAFVTPAEYNYVKKTKVEEVNRTIKFVYADNVAGLAGTEVFPSQKQTVSYTGSIKLTAEGKAVINSNDRPVYINWKGTDGQSTDLPELAVPQKEGYIASVEKVPVQATTATDEDYEYVVKYTAIQKAKTTFVDEKGNAIPGVAEITEQGGSETPLTKEADVKAKIAELENKGYELVSNTYPEGGKFDTDKDTDQEFKVILKQKEVTVTPDQPKTPGTPVDPNNPDGPKYPAGLEEKDLNKTVTRTITYVYEDGTPVLNEDGTPKTVTQEAKFTREAKVNLVTGEVTYGDWSEAKDLAEVNSPVVTGFLADKASVPVVNVTGDSKDITEVVTYKPIGSWIPNIPGQPTNPIKYPNNPDDPTKPGKPTETLPYVPGFTPKDKDGNPLKPVDPTDPTKGYEVPNLPTDPSQDTPINYVKDTQKAKTTFVDEKGNPIPGVDAITEEGDSDTPLTKEADVKAKIKELENKGYELVSNTYPEGGKFDKDKDTDQEFKVTLKAKEVTVTPDQPKTPGTPVDPNNPDGPKYPAGLEEKDLNKTVTRTITYVYEDGTPVLNEDGTPKTVTQEAKFTREAKVNLVTGEVTYGDWTQAQDLAEVKSPVVKGYLADKVSVPVVNVTADSKNTTEVVTYKPIGSWIPNIPGQPTNPIKYPNDPQDPTKPGQPTEVLPHVPGFTPEDKDGNPLKPVDPTDPTKGYVVPNIPTDPSQDTVINYVANKAKLVVKYVDEKGKDLIPSETTEGKVGDEYTTTGKVIPGHLLVRVDGDAKGKIGTDGSTVTYVYKPIGSWIPNIPGQPTNPIKYPNDPTDPTKPGQPTEVVPYVPGYTPKDKDGNPLKPVDPKDPSKGYVVPNIPTDPSQDTVINYVANKAKLVVKYVDEKGKDLIPSETTEGKVGDEYTTTGKVIPGHLLVRVEGEAKGKIGKDGSTVTYVYKPIGSWIPNIPGQPTTPIKYPNDPQDPTKPGQPTEVLPYVPGFTPEDKDGNPLKPVDPKDPSKGYVVPNIPTDPSQDTVINYVANKAKLVVKYVDEKGKDLIPSETTEGKVGDEYTTTGKVIPGYLLVRVEGEAKGKIGTDGSTVTYVYKPIGSWIPNIPGQPTSPIKYPNDPADPTKPGQPTEVLPYVPGFTPEDKDGNPLKPVDPTDPTKGYVVPNIPTDPSQDTVINYVANKAKLVVKYVDEKGKDLIPSETTEGKVGDEYTTTGKVIPGHLLVRVDGDAKGKIGTDGSTVTYVYKPIGSWIPNIPGQPTTPIKYPNDPQDPTKPGQPTEVLPYVPGFTPEDKDGNPLKPVDPKDPSKGYVVPNIPTDPSQDTVINYVANKAKLVVKYVDEKGKDLIPSETTEGKVGDEYTTTGKVIPGNLLVRVEGEAKGKIGKDGSTVTYVYKPLGSWVPNIPGQPTDPIKYPNDPTDPTKPGNDKPVLPYVPGYTPKDKDGNPLKPVDPNDPTKGYEVPSVPTNPGEDTPINYVPNPKEVEKPVKPGQPSKQETPKYVEGQKELPNTGTEANASLAALGLLGALGGFGLLARKKKED; encoded by the coding sequence ATGTATTCAAGAATGGAGAAATACCATGGTAGAAGAGCTCAGCGCTTTTCTATTCGTAAGTATAGCTTTGGTGCCGCTAGTGTTCTATTGGGAACTGCTCTTCTTTTAGGAGCAAATGCTGTTAAAGCTGATGAGACAAGTACTGCTTCTACAAAAACTCCAGAAGTTACAAATTCTGATAAACAGAAAACTGATTCAGCCATAACAACACCAGTTGTTGAGGAACTTCCAGAATTAAAGATTGATGCTGTAAAAGCAGATGAAAAACCTGAAGTTAAAGAAGATGCTAAAACTGAAGCTAAACCTGTAGCAGAAAAAGAAGTTACCGATAAAGCTGCAACAGAAAAATCTGATAAAGGGCAAGCTGACAAAAAAGAAGTAGCTAAAGAAAAAACTGACAAAGAAACACCTGAAAAAGCTGCAACAGAAAAAGCACAAGATGAAGTGAAGACAGTTCTTACTCAATTGACTTCAGAAGCTGATGTTATGGGCACAGTAGCCTCAAACTTCTCAGATAAAGAAGTGAAAGATGATGCATCTAAACAAAAATTGTCAGCTGCAATTGCTGCAGTGAAGCTTGAAGCAGTAGCGTCTAAAGGTTTACTTTCATCTGATGCTTCTAAAGATCAGATGGTAGCCCAAGTGAACCGTCTTTCTGCTGCCATTGAAGCAGTTTATGCTGAAATGAAACGTGCTGGCCATGCAGGTAAAGTAGAATCGGTATTAGCTGCTACTGCGTCAAAAATTACAGGTAAAGATGTTTTTAAAGATGGAGAAACAGTTAAAGCTGTAACAAACGCTTATGTTGATATGAATGCAGATAATACGGCTCCTACAGGATGGGGGATTGATACTGTTATTAGTACATCAACACTTAAAGCAGGTTCAATTACAAAAATTGAACTAACTAACTTAGCTGAGTTGGGTAGTGGTTTGGCAGTAGGTACTGCAATCAAAGCATCTGATGGAGTTACAGTAGGGGTAGTTAAATCTATCGATTTTAAAACTTCAACAGGAAATAATAACAATAAATCTGTACCATATTGGGCGCAACGTACACAACGTGGTATGACTTATGATCAACGTGTTGCTGAGCAACCACCGGTAGCTAACGAAACTGGTACATATACTTATAACATCGAGTGGAATGACAAAGTAAAAAACTATCCGAATGTGTCGTTTGGAGCGAGTAATTTATCGGGTAATGGATATTTAGCACCAGAAATTTCAAAAGATACCCCTTATACTGCAACTATTAAAATTGATGGGCGAACAGTTCTTGAACATACTTATACAAGAAAAGGACAGAAAGCTAGCTATCAAAAACAAGGTACTAGTGCATCACTAAGTGAAAATAATGGATTGAACTACCTTAACAATGAGCTAAAAAGTAGAAGTGATTCAATCGTATTAAGAACTGATTCAGATGTTCGTTATGGAGTAGGATCTAAATTTACTATTAAACTTCCAAATGCAAATTTTACTGAATTTAAAGAACTTGAAGGAAGTTCTAGCTTTGTAAATGGATTAAATACAGCGTCTACTATTAAGCCTAATAAAGGAGATAGTATTACATATCGTCCTGCTAGTCGTTGGGCTAACGTAAAAGCTAATGAAAACAATGTTTGGATTCTTAATGATGGTCGTGATAGTGGGTTCACATTAACGCCTCGATTAATCTCACCAACTGAGTTAGAACTTACAGTTACAGAAGGTTCTATTCAAGAAGGTTCTGTCGTTTCTATGCCTTTACAATCTTTAGGTATTGAAAAAGTAATAAAAGACAAAACTTTAACAAGTGAATATTCTAATATTACTTATGAAAATGGATTAATTAAACAAGGTTATGTAGGAAACGATAAAACTGCAGCAACTCTTACTGTATCAGGTGGAGAATCTGTTAACGGTGAAAAAGAAGACGTTACAACTACAGTGCCAAACGGTTGGAATGTTAATGGTGACGGTAAAGTTCAAGGTGAGCCGCCAACAGGAGCTGTTGTTAGAACGTTCAAAGATTTATTGACAGGTAAAGTTATAGGTTTCGAACCAACAAGATATACGGGGAATATTCCTTTAAGTGAAGATGGTTCAAAAGATTATACTAATGTGCTTGGAAACAAATATGATGTAAGTAATGATCACGTAGACTTAGTTAAAGAAGTTAATGGAGAAGAATACATTCTTGCAGATCTTCCTCCTGAGAACGTAAAAGGAACACTAAGTGTTACGAAGACAAGAGCAAGAGATTTATATTCTGAAGAAGAATTAAAAGCTAAAGGTATAAATGGATCTGCATTTGTTACCCCAGCAGAGTATAATTATGTTAAGAAAACAAAAGTAGAAGAAGTAAACCGTACAATTAAATTTGTATACGCTGATAATGTTGCAGGCTTAGCGGGTACAGAAGTATTCCCATCACAAAAACAAACTGTCAGCTACACAGGTTCAATCAAGTTAACTGCAGAAGGTAAAGCGGTAATTAACTCTAATGACAGACCAGTTTATATTAACTGGAAAGGAACTGATGGACAAAGCACTGATCTTCCAGAACTTGCAGTACCTCAAAAAGAAGGTTACATCGCAAGTGTAGAAAAAGTTCCAGTACAAGCAACAACAGCTACAGATGAAGATTACGAATATGTTGTTAAATATACAGCAATCCAAAAAGCGAAAACAACATTCGTAGACGAAAAAGGAAATGCAATTCCAGGAGTAGCTGAAATTACAGAACAAGGTGGATCAGAAACTCCATTAACAAAAGAAGCTGATGTTAAAGCTAAAATCGCAGAACTTGAAAACAAAGGATATGAATTAGTATCTAATACATACCCAGAAGGTGGTAAGTTCGATACGGATAAAGATACAGATCAAGAGTTCAAAGTAATACTTAAACAAAAAGAAGTTACAGTAACACCAGATCAACCAAAAACACCAGGAACTCCAGTAGATCCAAACAACCCAGACGGACCTAAATACCCAGCTGGCTTGGAAGAGAAAGATCTAAACAAAACTGTTACACGTACAATCACTTATGTGTACGAAGATGGAACTCCAGTATTAAATGAAGATGGAACACCAAAAACAGTAACACAAGAAGCTAAATTCACACGTGAAGCAAAAGTAAACTTAGTTACAGGAGAAGTTACATACGGAGATTGGTCAGAAGCTAAAGATTTAGCTGAAGTTAATTCACCAGTAGTAACAGGTTTCTTAGCTGATAAAGCAAGTGTTCCAGTAGTAAATGTAACTGGAGATTCAAAAGATATTACGGAAGTAGTAACATACAAACCAATCGGATCATGGATTCCAAACATCCCAGGACAACCAACAAACCCAATCAAATATCCAAATAATCCAGATGATCCAACAAAACCAGGTAAACCAACAGAAACATTACCATACGTACCAGGATTCACACCGAAGGATAAAGATGGAAATCCACTTAAACCAGTAGATCCAACAGATCCAACAAAAGGATACGAAGTACCAAATCTTCCAACAGATCCAAGTCAAGACACACCAATCAACTACGTAAAAGATACGCAAAAAGCGAAAACAACATTCGTAGATGAAAAAGGAAATCCAATTCCAGGTGTTGACGCTATTACTGAAGAAGGCGACTCAGATACACCACTTACAAAAGAGGCTGATGTAAAAGCGAAAATCAAAGAACTTGAAAACAAAGGATATGAATTAGTATCTAATACATATCCAGAAGGTGGTAAGTTCGATAAAGATAAAGATACAGATCAAGAGTTCAAAGTAACGCTTAAAGCTAAAGAAGTTACAGTAACACCAGACCAACCGAAAACACCAGGAACTCCAGTGGATCCAAACAACCCAGATGGACCTAAATATCCAGCTGGCTTGGAAGAAAAAGATCTAAACAAAACTGTCACACGTACAATCACATACGTATACGAAGATGGAACTCCAGTATTAAACGAAGATGGAACTCCGAAAACAGTAACACAAGAGGCTAAATTCACTCGTGAAGCTAAGGTCAACTTAGTTACAGGAGAAGTTACATACGGAGACTGGACACAAGCTCAAGACTTAGCAGAAGTTAAATCACCAGTAGTTAAAGGATACTTAGCTGATAAAGTAAGTGTTCCTGTAGTAAATGTAACTGCAGATTCAAAAAATACTACAGAAGTAGTAACTTACAAACCAATCGGATCATGGATTCCAAATATCCCAGGTCAACCAACTAACCCAATCAAGTATCCAAATGACCCACAAGATCCAACAAAACCAGGACAACCAACAGAAGTGTTACCACACGTTCCAGGATTCACTCCAGAAGATAAAGATGGCAACCCACTTAAACCAGTTGATCCAACAGATCCAACAAAAGGATATGTAGTACCAAACATCCCAACAGATCCAAGTCAAGATACAGTAATTAACTACGTAGCGAACAAAGCTAAACTAGTAGTTAAATATGTAGATGAAAAAGGAAAAGACTTAATCCCTTCAGAAACAACAGAAGGAAAAGTAGGAGATGAGTACACAACAACTGGAAAAGTTATTCCAGGACACCTACTTGTTCGTGTAGATGGAGATGCTAAAGGTAAGATTGGCACAGATGGTTCAACAGTAACATACGTGTACAAACCAATCGGATCATGGATTCCAAATATCCCAGGTCAACCAACTAACCCAATCAAGTATCCAAATGATCCAACAGATCCAACAAAACCAGGACAACCAACAGAAGTAGTACCATACGTCCCAGGCTACACACCTAAGGATAAAGATGGCAACCCACTTAAACCAGTTGATCCGAAAGATCCATCAAAAGGATATGTAGTGCCAAACATCCCAACAGATCCAAGTCAAGATACAGTAATTAACTACGTAGCGAACAAAGCTAAACTAGTAGTTAAATATGTAGATGAAAAAGGCAAAGATTTAATCCCTTCAGAAACAACAGAAGGAAAAGTAGGCGATGAGTACACAACAACTGGAAAAGTTATTCCAGGACACCTACTTGTTCGTGTTGAAGGAGAAGCAAAAGGTAAGATTGGAAAAGACGGTTCAACAGTAACATACGTGTACAAACCAATCGGATCATGGATTCCAAACATCCCAGGTCAACCAACAACTCCAATCAAGTATCCAAATGACCCACAAGATCCAACAAAACCAGGACAACCAACAGAAGTGTTACCATACGTACCAGGATTCACTCCAGAAGATAAAGATGGCAACCCGCTTAAACCAGTTGATCCGAAAGATCCATCAAAAGGATATGTAGTACCAAACATCCCAACAGATCCAAGTCAAGATACAGTAATTAACTACGTAGCAAACAAAGCTAAACTAGTAGTTAAATATGTAGATGAAAAAGGCAAAGACTTAATCCCTTCAGAAACAACAGAAGGAAAAGTAGGAGATGAGTACACAACAACTGGAAAAGTTATTCCAGGATACCTACTTGTTCGTGTTGAAGGAGAAGCTAAAGGTAAGATTGGCACAGATGGTTCAACAGTAACATATGTGTACAAACCAATCGGATCATGGATTCCAAATATCCCAGGACAACCAACAAGCCCAATTAAGTATCCAAACGATCCAGCAGATCCAACAAAACCAGGTCAACCAACAGAAGTGTTACCATACGTACCAGGATTCACTCCAGAAGATAAAGATGGCAACCCACTTAAACCAGTTGATCCAACAGATCCAACAAAAGGATATGTAGTACCAAACATCCCAACAGATCCAAGTCAAGATACAGTAATTAACTACGTAGCGAACAAAGCTAAACTAGTAGTTAAATATGTAGATGAAAAAGGAAAAGACTTAATCCCTTCAGAAACAACAGAAGGAAAAGTAGGAGATGAGTACACAACAACTGGAAAAGTTATTCCAGGACACCTACTTGTTCGTGTAGATGGAGATGCTAAAGGTAAGATTGGCACAGATGGTTCAACAGTAACATACGTGTACAAACCAATCGGATCATGGATTCCAAACATCCCAGGTCAACCAACAACTCCAATCAAGTATCCAAATGACCCACAGGATCCAACAAAACCAGGACAACCAACAGAAGTGTTACCATACGTTCCAGGATTCACTCCAGAAGATAAAGATGGCAACCCACTTAAACCAGTTGATCCGAAGGATCCATCAAAAGGATATGTAGTACCAAACATCCCAACAGATCCAAGTCAAGATACAGTAATTAACTACGTAGCAAACAAAGCTAAACTAGTAGTTAAATATGTAGATGAAAAAGGCAAAGATTTAATCCCTTCAGAAACAACAGAAGGAAAAGTAGGCGATGAGTACACAACAACTGGAAAAGTTATTCCAGGAAACCTACTTGTTCGTGTTGAAGGAGAAGCAAAAGGTAAGATTGGAAAAGACGGTTCAACAGTAACTTATGTTTACAAACCACTAGGTTCATGGGTACCAAACATCCCAGGCCAACCAACAGACCCAATCAAGTATCCAAATGATCCAACAGATCCAACCAAACCAGGTAACGACAAACCAGTTCTTCCATACGTCCCAGGCTACACACCTAAGGATAAAGATGGTAATCCGTTGAAACCAGTAGATCCAAACGATCCAACTAAAGGTTATGAAGTACCAAGTGTCCCAACTAACCCAGGTGAGGATACACCAATTAACTATGTTCCAAATCCTAAGGAAGTAGAAAAACCTGTTAAACCAGGTCAACCTTCTAAACAAGAAACACCTAAATATGTTGAAGGTCAAAAAGAATTGCCTAACACAGGTACAGAAGCTAATGCTAGCCTAGCAGCACTTGGACTTCTTGGAGCCCTAGGTGGATTTGGACTTCTTGCTCGCAAGAAAAAAGAAGACTAA
- a CDS encoding bifunctional Cof-type HAD-IIB family hydrolase/peptidylprolyl isomerase, with product MDAKLRYKAKKIKIVFFDIDDTLRNSKTGFIPTSIPTVFKQLREKGILTGIASGRGIFGVVPEIRDLKPDFFVTLNGAYIEDKKGQVIYQHQIEKSDVEEYISWAKQEGIEYGLVGSHDAKLSTRTDMISEAINPIYPDLDVDPDFHEKEDIYQMWTFEDKGDDLHFPDSLSDKLRMVRWHQHSSDIVPISGSKATGVEKVVEHLGLKPENVMVFGDGLNDLELFDYAGISVAMGISHDNIKEKADYITKTLEEDGIFDALEGFGMVEKELHFPQVDIETVEGPIATIKTNHGDLRIKLFPEYAPKTVANFVALSKDGYYDGVIFHRIIKDFMIQGGDPTGTGMGGESIYGESFEDEFSEELYNIRGALSMANAGPNTNGSQFFIVQNQHLPYSKKEIARGGWPEPIAEIYAEQGGTPHLDRRHTVFGQLADEDSYAVLDAIAAVETGAMDKPVEDVVIETIEIED from the coding sequence ATGGATGCCAAATTAAGATACAAGGCAAAGAAGATAAAGATTGTCTTTTTTGATATTGATGATACATTGCGGAATTCCAAGACAGGTTTTATTCCAACTTCAATCCCAACTGTTTTTAAGCAATTACGTGAGAAAGGAATCTTGACAGGTATTGCTTCTGGACGAGGGATTTTTGGTGTCGTTCCAGAGATTCGTGATCTCAAGCCTGACTTTTTTGTAACTTTGAATGGGGCTTATATCGAAGATAAAAAAGGTCAGGTTATTTATCAGCATCAGATTGAGAAGTCAGATGTTGAGGAGTATATCTCTTGGGCTAAGCAAGAGGGAATTGAGTATGGTTTGGTTGGGAGTCATGATGCCAAGTTGTCGACTCGCACCGATATGATTAGTGAAGCTATCAATCCAATTTACCCCGATTTGGATGTGGATCCAGATTTCCATGAAAAAGAAGATATCTATCAAATGTGGACTTTTGAAGATAAAGGAGATGACTTGCACTTTCCTGATAGTCTCTCAGACAAACTTCGCATGGTTCGTTGGCATCAACATTCGTCTGATATTGTTCCGATTTCAGGCTCCAAAGCGACGGGCGTGGAAAAAGTTGTAGAACACCTTGGCTTGAAACCAGAGAACGTCATGGTTTTTGGAGATGGGTTGAATGACTTGGAACTCTTTGATTATGCTGGAATCAGCGTTGCCATGGGAATTTCTCATGATAACATCAAAGAAAAAGCAGATTATATAACAAAAACATTAGAAGAAGATGGCATTTTTGATGCCTTAGAAGGATTTGGTATGGTAGAAAAAGAATTGCATTTCCCACAAGTAGATATTGAAACAGTAGAAGGTCCTATCGCGACTATTAAGACCAATCACGGAGACTTGCGTATCAAGCTTTTCCCTGAATATGCTCCTAAAACAGTGGCTAACTTTGTTGCACTTTCAAAAGATGGCTACTATGATGGTGTCATTTTCCATCGTATTATCAAGGACTTTATGATCCAAGGTGGAGACCCAACTGGAACTGGTATGGGTGGCGAGTCAATCTACGGTGAATCATTTGAGGATGAATTCTCTGAAGAACTTTACAATATCCGTGGTGCCCTTTCCATGGCTAATGCTGGGCCAAATACCAACGGCAGCCAGTTCTTTATCGTGCAAAATCAACACCTGCCTTATTCTAAAAAGGAGATTGCTCGTGGTGGTTGGCCAGAACCGATCGCAGAAATCTATGCAGAGCAAGGTGGGACACCTCACCTAGACCGTCGTCACACTGTATTTGGTCAGCTAGCTGATGAAGATTCTTATGCTGTTTTGGATGCCATTGCTGCTGTTGAGACTGGAGCTATGGACAAGCCAGTTGAAGATGTCGTGATTGAAACAATTGAAATTGAGGACTAA